A stretch of DNA from Roseovarius sp. M141:
CGGCTGAGGCTGTGGCGCCCTCGGTGGCCGCCGCCATCGCGTTTGCTGGCGATCAGGGCTATGATCGCATCTATGGTATCGGCGGTGCCCGGATCTACAAAGAGATGCTCCCGCTTGCGGATCGATTGCTGATTTCCGAAGTGGACATTCATGTCCCGGATGCAGACACATTTTTCCCTCATGTGGATCTGGATACTTGGCACGTGATCAATGAAAGGTCGCTGCGGTCAACTGGGCCAAAATGCTACTTGCGCGAGTATCTGAAGCGTACCTAGGGTTTTGACGAAAAGCTGGCCAGGTTCAGGGTCGTGGTGCGTCGTGGAATTTCAGGGTCAGACAGGTTTTGTCAGCGCCAGGTATCTGGTGCAGACCGAAGGAGAGGGCAACACCAGATGGCGACGCGCGTTCGCGCCGATGGCAACGGGACCGATACGCCCAAGGCACTGGACGGTCGCCTATGACGACTTCCCCCCACGAATTTCTATATTGAGGTCGCCGTGATCCTGTTAGACGGTTGCCCCGGTGTCTGGCGCCGTGCCGGGCAGGGGGCTGGAACGGGCGTCGAACAGTGTGGCGGTTGCTTTTCGGCCAAAGACGTCGGGGGCCCACTAATAACTGGTCGCGGGGCGCTGGTTTAACGCCGCATTGTTGGAGGGGCCGTGGACCTTTGCCACCACTGACCTGCCGGACGACTTCCAGAAGGTTCCCGCGGACGCACCTTACTACACGGTCCGCGCCAGTGTGCCGGAAAGATCCGAGGCGAACGAGGCCCGCCTGCGCGCCGCGATTCCGGAACTGGCCCGCGCAACCTGTCCGAAATCGTCGCCCCCCCTAAGTGACCTATGATGGTGATCCGGTGTTTGAGCCGGTCGAGGCAACAGCAGGCAAGCCCTACCGCATTCGAACGAAAGGTGGCAAATCCGCCATGGCGATGCCGTTATTGGTGCGGATCGTCCAGCGATCCATGGATCGCGAACTGCTCCAGCCCTGCCGCTTGCGCTTGGATAACGCGGTAGGTCTCTCTCACGCCCGCCTCGGTCAGTTCACGTGCGACGGTCAGCAGGGTATTGGCATCATGTTCGTCGCACAGGTCCGCCATCTGCGACAGCTCTTCCAGCGCTACGTTGCGCGCCAGGTCCAGCGTGGGCGCGCCGTAAATGTCGACGAAATGCTGCGCCAGAATCTGCGCCAGCGTGTCACGCTCGGCCGGTTCAATCTGTGTCACGGCGACAAAGCTGACGCGGCCAAATGTTTCGCAGCCCATCCATCCATTGGCGAACGCCTGACGGGCCTTGCCGGTCAGATCGGCCTGGGACCAGTTGGAGAACTCGAATCCGCCCGAAATGCACCATTCGCCGGTTCTGGCGGGAGCGTGGAAAACGCGGGTGTCGCTTTCGTCGAAATGGATCGCGCGGGCAAGTTTCATGCAGGCTCCGTCAGTAGAGAGGTCAGGGGGGTCAGGCGCACGCCGTCATCGGTTTTCAAAAGCAGGCCAAGATTTTCATCAACGCCGATGAACGTCCCGTGATGTCCGGCAACCGTCATGTCGGTCTCCAGTCCCCGGGCCACGGTCAGCCAATTGCGGTGCAGGCGGGCCGGTCCGTCATCCATCCAGGCGTTGATCTCGGCCAGCGTGTGCCGCACCCATGCCTCCAGCAGGGTTGGTGGCTCTACTTCGCCGCAGCCCTCTGCGTACAGGGCTGTCGCATCGGGCGTCAGGCCGGTGTCCTGCGAGGGTGGCCACAGGTCCAGCGACAGGCCGACAACCAGCCAGGCGGGGACGGCACCCGGGTCATCGTCAGAGGCGGCGATTTTCAACGCGCCGCAGCGCCCGCCATTCAGGTGGATTTCACCGCTCCAGCCCAGATGCACGCCCACCTCCGGCGGCGCAAGCGCGCCAAGTGCGTTCTGAAACCCGACCCCGCAGAGCGGCAGCATGCAAACCGCATCGCGCAGCGGGACTTCGGGCGCAAAGACCATCGCCGCACGCAACTGGTCATCGCCCAGATCATAGCAGACCAAACCTGCATCGCACACGCCCCTTGCGTTTGAGCAGGCCAGCGCGAACGGATCCGCGCCAGCCGCATCAAGCCCCGAGAACAGCGGAGGAAAGACCGGAGGCGTCATGCGTGGCCAAGCGCGATCAATTGCTGCGCCAAGGTGCGAAACCCTGCCGCCTGCGCACTGTCAGGTTTGGAAACCACGATCGGCGCACCGCCATCCGCAGCCAGTCGAATATCCAGATGCAGCGGTATTTCCGCCAGCAGCGGCACGTCCAGCTTGGCCGCTTCGGCGGCGACACCGCCATGCCCGAACATGTGCTCCTCGTGCCCGCATTGCGAGCAGATATGGGTGGACATGTTCTCGATCATGCCGATGATCGGAGTGCCAAGCTGGTTGAACATGTCGATCCCCTTGCGCGCATCCAGCAGCGCCACGTCCTGCGGGGTCGAAACGATGATCGCGCCGTTCAGGTGTGTCTTTTGCGCCAGCGTCATCTGCACATCGCCGGTGCCGGGCGGCAGATCGACGATCAGCACATCCAGCGCACCCCATTGCACCTGCGTCAGCATCTGCTGCAACGCACCCATCAACATGGGCCCGCGCCAGACGACGGCTTGATCGTCGTTGGTCATCAACCCGATGGACATCATCGTCACGCCAAAATTGCGCATCGGCAGGATCGTCTTGCCATCGGGCGACGATGGTCGCCCCGACACGCCCAGCATGCGCGGTTGCGACGGGCCGTAGACGTCGGCATCCAGCAACCCGACGCGCCGCCCCTCGGCCGCCAGCGCGCAGGCGAGATTTGCGGAAACCGTGGATTTGCCCACGCCCCCCTTGCCCGACGCGATGGCGATGATCCGGTCCACCCCCGGCACCTTTTGCGGCCCTGCCGGTTCTGCGGGGCGGTTCGGCTTCAGATCGGGCGGGGCGGCGGGGGCGCTGTGGGCGGTCATGACCACGGATAGCTTTTCAACGCCGGGCAGGGCGTTCAGCTTGGCCTCGACCTCGTCCTTGACCTTGCCATAGGCCGCCGCATGGCTGCCGCTGACCTCCAGCACGAATCGCACAGTGCCGTTGTCGACGGTCAGCGCCTTGACCAGACCGGCATCCACCAGCGACGTGCCACTGACCGGATCGGTCAGCGTTTTCAGCGCGGCCAGCACATCCTCGCGGGCGAGCGTCATGCCCGGATCAACCCTTGATCGTGCCGGTCACCACATGTTCCAGATCCACGCCGTCGATCGTCAGAACCATGCGCGCCTCGAACTGCTTGCCTTCGGTGCTTTCGGCCTTGCGGAATGCCTCCTCGATCGACTGTTGCGAGGTCACGCCGACCTGCTTGAGGAACTTGCGCATCGACATGTTGAAATCTTCGCTCATCTTCGTCTCCTTTTCGGGGTTTGTAAGTAGTACCTGCTAGTGATCCTTGCGCTTGGACAGGTAGTCCTCTGTCGTGCGCACGCGCGGGCGCTCCTTGCCCGCGAAAGGATTGTTCTGCGACTGGAACTGCGCCTGAACGCGGCAATCGTCACACATCTGGATCATCCGCGCGGCGGCGGGGCTGGCGAACATCGCGTGATTCCCGGCCAGTTTCTCCATGATCCGTTCGACCGTGGATTTGACGCCGAACAGGCTGCCGCATTCGACGCAGGCGAATGGTTCCTCCTCATGCAGCACCAGCTGGCTGAGGGCCGCATCCGTCAGGTTGATCTGTGGCTGCAAGGTGATCGCGTTCTCGGGGCAGACATTGGCGCAGAGGCCACATTGCAGGCAGGCATCCTCCTGAAAGCGCAGTTGAGGCATGTCGGGATTGTCCGTCAGCGCGCCGGATGGGCAAAGCGAGGCGCAAGACAGGCACAGCGTGCAGGCATCGGTATCGACGATCACGGCGCCATAGGGCGCATATGCGGGCAGGGGGGTGGTCTGCGCGTCGGGCGATAGGGCCTTGGCGGCGAGGCGCGCGATCTGACGGCGCGAGCCTTGCGGCAGGATCGGGGTTTTGACGGGGTTGCCCATGCCGTCGCGGGCAAACAGGTGGTCTGACAGCGCGTCGGGGTCAGTGATATCCAGCAGCGCCACGGCATCGCCCGCGCCCATGGCCGCAGCCAATTCGGCCTGAGCCTGCAATACGTCCCGGTCACTTTTTGGGGCCAGCAGAATATCCACATGGGCAAAGCCGCTGGCCAGCGCCGCCAGCATTTCGGCATGGCCGAACATCGCCAGCGCGTCGATCTCCAGCGGGATCACGTGGGCGGGCAGGCCGTTGCCGTACCGCGCGGCAAGGCGGATCATCTCGGCGCCGTGGGCGTCATGCACCAGCAGCGCGCCGGGCAGGCCACCCGCTTTGCGATAGGTCGAGGCCAGCGCGGCGATGCGGCGGAACACATGATCGACGGGGGGCGCATCATAGCTGATCGCGCCCGAAGGGCAGACCGCCGAACACGCGCCACACCCGGCGCAGATCAGGGGGTCGATGCTGACATGCTCGCCCGCGGGCAGGATCGCGCCGGTCGGGCAGACATTCAGGCAGTTCGAGCAGGCGGGCTGTTCGGCGCGGGAATGGGCGCATAGCGACGGCTCCAGCCGGATATGCAGCGGCTTTTCAAACGTGCCGACCATTTGGCTGGCAGCAAGGATGGCATCCGCCACGGCAGGCAGGCTGCCGGGATCGGCACGCAGGTATCCGTCGCGCTTGTCCGGGGCGGGGAACAGCGGCGTACCGCCCCGCAGGTCAAGGATCACATCACATTCAGATTGTGCACCGTCGCGCGGGTCTGTCAGCGTCGGTGCGCCGCGCCCGCCGGGCAGGACCTGCTGAAAGGCGTCAATCGAGATCTGGAATTGGCCCAGCGTACCGGAGGCATCGCGCAGCCGCCCGGCGCAGCAATCAAAATGGTCGGTCACTGGAACGTCCGCCGCGTTCGCCACCAACACCGTCACGGCGAGAATATCGGCCAGCTTGTCGGCGGCGGCAAACGCAACCTCCGGCGCGCCGACAATCAGGCAGACCCCGCCCGAGACGACGTCAATCGTCTTGGGTGCTGGCCGCGGCAACGCGGCGTCGGCCACCAAGGCAGCCATTTTCGCGCTGGTGTCGCCGGTGTCCGCCGTCCAGCCAGCGCGGTCGCGTATGTCGACGAAGTCCGGCACAGGCAGGCCCATGTCTTCGGCCAGATCGCTGAAACGGGCGGCTTCCTGCCCACAGGCGATCATCACATCGCCGCCCTCCATCGCCTTGGCGGTGATGTCGATCTGGGACTGGCACAGGGCGGTGTGTAGCCGCGAACACTCACGCCCCGTCGCTGCGCTTAGCGCGGCAGCATCGATGGTCTGGGTGCCGAGACAATCACAAATCAGCAGGATTTTCTTCATTTCGCCTCCTTGCGCGCCGCAGCGTAGGCTTTAACGGCAGCGGATGAAAGCCGATCCTGCGACTTTTGACCGGAGTTTTCCGTGCGGCTGTTGTGGCACGGGCCGACCTGTCATTGAAAAAGGAAGTCCAGTGGTGGTGAGTGCAGACTCCCCTTTAAATCTTCCTCTAAATCAGTACACTAGAAATATCTTAGTGCAGTGTTTTAGCCAGCGGGTGCCAGCTTGACCTTCGTTTTCCCCAACTCCCAGTCCATCCCCCTTGGGGTTGTGGTCCGCAAATCGCCGGGCGTGACGCGCTGGGCGAAATGGGCGTGGCGGGCGGTTGGCGTGCTGCCCGGCGCGGGCGCGGCGGACTGGACGGTTCTGCGCAGCGAGGAGGGCGTGACTGATTTTCACGCCGCGACCGTACCGCTGAGGCTGTATGTGTCCGATACCGAGGCATACGTGCATGAACTTCAGACCCGGCAGCCGTCCGTCTACATCGTGCTCAGCCCACACGCGGCATCGCACGATATACCTTGGAAGGTGACACTGGCGACTGCCTCGCCTTATGAGGCGCAGGATTACTGCGACGCGGCCGAAGTGCTGGTCGAAAAGGTGGCGATGCCGGAGGGAATGCAGGCCTGGGTCGCGGATTTCCTGACCCGTCATCACGAGGAAGAGGCGTTTGTGAAACGCAAGCGCCGGAACTGGCGCGCGGATGATCACGAGGACGGTATCGGCGATGCGCGCATCGTGCAGGACAGCGACGTCTACAGATCGCCGCGCCGCCGCATGGACGCGTTGAAATGACCCGAAATGCCACATTCTGGGACCGCCGCCGCGCCGCCGTCGAGGCCGAGGCAGATGCGACTGCCGCCGCCCGGCAGGCCGCAGTTGATGTGCGCCAGCAGCAGGCCCTCGCTGAGAAAAGCGATGATGAGATCTTGGCGGAGTTGGATCTGCCCGACCCCGAAACGTTGACCAAAGGGGATGATTTCGCCGCGTTCATGGCCAAGGCGGTCCCCGAGCACATACGCAAACGCGCGCTGCGCAAGCTGTGGCGCAGCAATCCGGTACTGGCCTGCGTCGACGGGCTGAACGATTACGACGATGACTATCTGGCCGGCAGCTATGGCAATGCACCGATTCAGACCAGCTATCAGGTCGGCAAGGGGCTGCTGGCGCATGTGCTGGAGGTCGCGCAGCCGCAAGAATCGAGCGACGATGATCTGACGCCACTCGACAAAGAAGAGAAGTCGGCACAGTATGATACCGACAGAGACCCGGTCGTCGCAGACGAGATGCAAGCGCCGGATCCGGCAGCGGACATGGAACCGGCGCCGCAAGACGCAGACCACGGCAAACCGCGCCGGATGGTTTTTCACTTTGACGGGGACAGCGCATGACATTGGCACACGCCCAACCGCAGATCGACGAAGAGGATCGCCTGCGCGCCGATCTTTACAATTATCTCGGGGTCATGCTGGCGGGTCCGCCGGACGAACTGCTGCTGGCGCAGACCGCAGCGCTGAGCGGCGACGCCTCACCCTTGGGGCAGGCGATCGAAGGTCTGGCGCGCGTTGCGATAGTAACCAGGCCCAAATCCGCCCTCACGGAATACAACGCCTTGTTCATCGGCATTGGGCGCGGCGAACTGCTGCCCTATGCCAGCTACTACATGACCGGATTCCTGAACGAAAAGCCGCTGGCCAATTTGCGCGCCGACATGGCGACCCTCGCAATGACACGGGCGGAAAACACGTTCGAGCCGGAGGACAACATTGCCTCGCTGATGGAAATGATGGGCGGCATGATCGTCGGGCGCTTTGGCGCTGCGGCATCGCTGGCGCGCCAGAAAGAGTTCTACAGCAAACATATCCGCCCGTGGGCCCCGCATTTCTTTGCGGATCTGCAGGGGGCCAAGGCATCGGTGCTGTATGCCTCAGTCGGGGCCGTCGGGGCCGAGTTTTTGACTGTCGAACAAGAAGCATTTCGCATGATGGCAGGCTGAGGCCCGCCCATTGAGCGGCGGCAGGGGTCGCCGAAGTAAGACAACAGGGAAAGGACGCACTCAAATGGCTGACACGAAACAGGGCACGACCCGCCGGAATTTCCTGAAGATCGCCGGAACCGCAGTTCCGGGTGTCGTGGCGGTTGCCGCCGGCAGCGCGGCGCAATCGGCACCGGCCGAAGTCGATCCGTCATCGCAAGTGATGCAGGACACGGAACATACACGCGCCTATCTGGAAAGCACCCGCTTCTAGGCCAGCGCCGCCCGCCTGAAAACATGAAGGGCAGAGGCATTTGACAGGTACCAAGACTGCGGGCAACGCAGATGTAGGGAGAAAGACCATGCTCAGGAAAAAGACAAATGGCAGCGCACGCCGGTCGGCACGAACGCCCGCTGCAAGCGCCGCCGCAACGGGCGTTGACCGCCGTACATTCCTGCGCGGTTCGGGCCTTGCCATCGGCGGCCTGGCCGCTGTTGCCGCAACCGGCGGCACGGTGTCGCGCGCCACGGCGCAAACCGCAGCGGCGCGGGCGATCGAGACCAAGAAATCCGTCTGCACCCACTGCTCGGTCGGATGCACCGTGATCGCCGAAGTCGATAACGGCGTCTGGACGGGGCAGGAGCCCGGTTTTGACAGCCCGTTCAACCTTGGCTCGCATTGCGCCAAGGGGGCCTCGGTACGCGAACATGCCCATGGCGAGCGGCGCCTGAAATACCCGATGAAAAAGGAAAACGGCGAATGGGTCCGCCTTAGCTGGGAACAGGCGATCAACGAGATCGGCGACGGCATGATGAAGATCCGCGACGAAAGCGGACCGGATTCCGTCTATTGGCTGGGCTCTGCCAAGCACAGCAATGAACAGGCCTATCTGTTCCGCAAGTTCGCCGCCTATTGGGGCACCAACAACGTCGACCATCAGGCGCGCATCTGCCACTCGACCACCGTGGCCGGTGTGGCAAATACATGGGGCTACGGCGCCATGACCAACAGCTATAACGACATCCACAATTCCAAGGCGATGTTCCTGATCGGCTCCAACCCTGCCGAGGCGCACCCGGTTTCCCTGCTGCATATTCTGAAGGCGAAAGAGCAGAACAACGCCCCGCTGATCGTCTGCGATCCGCGCTTCACGCGCACCGCGGCGCATGCGGATGAATATGTGCGCTTTCGCCCCGGCAGCGACGTGGCGCTGGTGTGGGGCATCCTGTGGCACATTTTCGAGAACAAGTGGGAGGACAAGGAGTTCATCCGCACCCGTGTCTGGGGCATGGACCAGATCCGCGACGAGGTGAAAAACTGGACCCCCGAAGAGGTCGAGCGCGTGACCGGCACCCCCGGCGCGCAGCTGGAGCGTGTCGCGCGCACGCTGGTCAACAACCGCCCCGGCACCGTGATCTGGTGCATGGGCGGCACCCAGCACAGCAACGGCAACAACAACACCCGCGCCTATTGCATCCTGCAACTGGCCCTTGGGAACATGGGGCATGCGGGCGGTGGCACCAACATTTTCCGCGGGCATGATAACGTGCAGGGCGCCACGGACCTTGGGGTTCTGGCCGATACATTGCCGGGCTATTACGGCCTTACGGAGGGTTCCTGGGCGCATTGGGCGCGTGTGTGGGAGGAAGACCTCGACTGGCTCAAGGGGCGGTTTTCCGATGCAAGCGTCGACGACACCCCGATGATGAACCTGACCGGCATCCCGGTCAGCCGCTGGATCGACGGGGTGCTGGAGGACAAGGCCAACCTTGACCAGCCCGACAACACCCGCGCGATGGTTCTCTGGGGTCACGCGCCGAATTCGCAAACCCGCATGAAGGAAATGAAGACCGCGATGGAGCGGCTGGATATGCTGGTCGTGGTGGACCCCTATCCGACCGTGTCCGCCGTGATGCAGGATCGCACCGATGGCGTCTATCTGCTGCCGGCCTGCACGCAGTTCGAGACGCGCGGCTCTGCCACCGCCTCCAACCGGTCGCTGCAATGGCGCGAGAAGATCTTTGATCCGCTGTTTGAATCGCTGCCCGATCATACGATCATGGCAAAGTTCTCGGAAAAATTCGGCTTTCACGACCGCATGTTCCGCAACATCGCGATTGACGAGGGCGGCGAGCCGAATGTCGAGGACATCACCCGCGAATTCAACCGCGGCATGTGGACCATCGGCTATACCGGCCAAAGCCCTGAGCGCATGAAGATGCATATGGCCAATCAGCACACCTTTGACCGCACGACGCTGCGCGCCAATGGCGGTCCGGCCGATGGCGATGTCTACGGGATGCCGTGGCCCTGCTGGGGCACCGCCGAGATGAATCACCCCGGCACGCCCATTCTGTATGATCTGTCGACCCCCGTGGCCGAAGGCGGCCTGACCTTCCGCGCCCGTTTCGGTGTGGAGCGTGACGGCGACAACCTGCTGGCCGAAGGCGTCTACTCCAAAGGGTCCGAGATCAAGGACGGCTACCCGGAATTCACCGTGCAAATGCTGCGTGATCTGGGTTGGGATGGCGATCTGACCGAAGACGAAAAGGCCAGCATCAACCGCGTGGCGGGCTATCCTGATGGTGCACCGCTGACGACCGAGCCCGCCGATGATGGCGGCTCGAATGAAAACGAAGAAGTGGGCGAGACCTCGCAGCAGGGCGAAATACCGTCGGATTTCGAGGAGAAGACGGGCGGCGTAAACTGGAAAACCGACCTGTCGGGCGGTATCCAGCGAGTTGCCATCGCGCATGGCTGCGCGCCTTTCGGCAACGCCAAGGCCCGCGCCGTGGTCTGGACCTTCCCCGACCCGGTGCCGCTGCACCGCGAGCCGCTCTATTCCAACCGCCGCGACCTTGTGACCGACTACCCGACCTACGAGGACAAGAAATTCTGGCGCGTGCCCACGATGTACTCTTCGATCCAGAACAACGATTTTTCGCAGGATTACCCGATCATCCTGACCTCGGGCCGTCTGGTCGAATACGAGGGCGGCGGCGAGGAAACCCGGTCCAACCCGTGGCTGGCGGAATTGCAGCAGGACATGTTCGTCGAAATCAACACCCGCGATGCCAACAATCTGGGCATTCGTGACGGCGCACAGGTCTGGGTCGAAGGGCCCGAGGGCGGCAAGGTCAAGGTGATGGCCATGGTGACCGAGCGGGTGGGCACCGGCGTGGCCTTCATGCCGTTCCACTTTGGCGGGCATTTCGAGGGCAAGGACCTGCGCGACAAATACCCCGAAGGGGCCGACCCCTACGTGTTGGGGGAATCGTGTAACCTGGCACAGACCTATGGCTATGACAGCGTAACCCAGATGCAGGAGACCAAGGCGACTCTCTGCAAGATCTGGACAGCATAAGAGGAGATTGATCATGGCCAGAGCAAAGTTTCTCTGCGACGCTGAACGCTGCATCGAATGCAACGCGTGCGTCACCGCATGTAAAAACGAACACGAGGTTCCGTGGGGCATCAACCGCCGCAAGGTGGTGACCATCAATGACGGCAAACCGGGCGAACGCTCGATTTCCGTGGCGTGCATGCACTGCTCGGACGCGCCCTGCATGGCGGTTTGTCCGGTGGATTGTTTTTACCAGACGGATGACGGGATCGTGCTGCACTCCAAGGACCTGTGCATCGGCTGCGGCTATTGCTTTTACGCCTGCCCGTTTGGCGCGCCGCAATACCCGCAGGCGGGCAATTTCGGATCGCGCGGCAAGATGGACAAATGCACCTTCTGCGCAGGTGGCCCCGAGGAAAACCACTCGGCCGCCGAGTTCGCCAAATACGGGCGCAACCGGATCGCCGAGGGCAAGCTGCCGATCTGCGCCGAGATGTGCTCGACCAAGGCGCTGTTGGCAGGGGATGGTGATGACGTTTCCAGCATCTACCGCGAGCGGATCGTCGCACGTGGCTTTGGTGCGGGCGCGTGGGGCTGGGGCACAGCCTACGGCGAGAAGGGCGGATAATTTGCCCTCCTGCTTGGATTGGCGGGGCGACCCTCAAGGGGGTCGCCCGGCCGCTGCGACACAACAAAGGATCGCCCGGATGCTTCGCTTCTTCGCAGTATTTGCCCTCGTTTGCGGCCTTCTGACTCCGGCCTTGGCACAGGAGGCCACGGTCAACCCGCGCGCTGAAACCGGCGGGGCGCAAACGCTGGACGATATCATGCGCAGGCAGGCGCAGCAGAAGGTTGACGATACATTCCGGCGCTCTGAAACCGGCGATCCCGAGGCGGCGGCCCCGATCACGGCCCCCCTTGGCACACGAGGCGGGCAATCCGACCCCGACCTGTGGCGCGCGCTGCGCTATGATACGGCGGATGTCACGACCCAATCGCGCGGCCCTGCTGCGACGACGCTCATTCAGGACGGCGGAATGTGGTGGCTGAAATTCCGCGAAGGCCCGCTGTTGATCTACGGCGCGGCCCTGCTGGGGGGCACATTGGTGCTGCTGGCGCTGTTCTACCTGATCCGCGGGCGCATTCGCATCGAGGGCGCGAAAACCGGCCAGACGATCACCCGCTTTAGCGGGGTAGAGCGGTTCGGTCATTGGCTGTTGGCAAGTTCGTTTCTCATCCTTGGCGTGACCGGTCTGATTTCGCTGTTCGGGCGCAAGGTGCTGATACCTGCCTTTGGCCATGATGCGTTCTCGACCCTCGCGATTGGCACCAAATGGGTGCACAATAACGTCTCTTGGGCGTTCATCGTGGCGCTCGTCATCATCTTTGTCTTCTGGGTCGTTCATAATCTGCCTGATCGCACAGACCTGAATTGGCTGGCGAAAGGTGGCGGTATTTTCGGCAGCAGCCATCCGCCTGCCAAGAAATTCAACGCAGGTCAGAAACTGATCTTCTGGTCGGTGATTGTGTTGGGTGGGTCGATTTCGGCGTCGGGCATTTCCCTGCTGTTTCCGTTCGATTTCAACATGTTCGGGCCAACTTTTCATGCACTGAATGAATGGGGCGTGCCGGGCTGGGTCGGGTTGGACCCGCTACACTACCCCCTGTCCCCACAGGAAGAGATGCAATACACGCAGCTTTGGCATGCCATCGTCAGCCTTGTTCTGACCGCCATCATCTTTGCGCATATCTATATCGGCAGCATCGGAATGGAGGGTGCATTCGACGCTATGGGCAGCGGTGACGTGGAAGAGCAATGGGCCCGCGAACACCACAGCCTATGGGTCGAAGAAGTGCAGGAGGCCGAATTGCGTCACGGCAGGGAAACCTAGAATGAAAGCGTTCTTGATAGCATTGGTCGCGTTGGGCGTGATCACAATTGGCGCGAACCAGATATTGAAGTTCGGGAGTTTCTCAGCCGAGGCTGTTTCGGCGTCGACGGCCAATGTCAGAATCCACGACTAGCGCGGCTTTACGCCCGCATCTGGCGGCTGTCTGACCGTGACTGCCGTCCAATTCTGGCTGTGTCGCGGCGTGCCAATCATCACGCGCCAGTCATCAATTGTCTTGAAATCGGCGCACGAGTCTGCGACGAAAGAAGAGATGGTGACGGATCGGTTTTGGCCTGTTCGTCATAATAGGGAACATGGTGCGGGCGCTTGCCCAATTCCGTGACTGCCCCCGCAACTGTAAGCGGTGAGCGATCCTGAGTGACGCCACTGGGCCCCAAAGCCCGGGAAGGTTCAGGACAGCTTTGACCCGCGAGTCAGGAGACCTGCCATCTCCGGTGCCTT
This window harbors:
- a CDS encoding formate dehydrogenase subunit alpha; the encoded protein is MLRKKTNGSARRSARTPAASAAATGVDRRTFLRGSGLAIGGLAAVAATGGTVSRATAQTAAARAIETKKSVCTHCSVGCTVIAEVDNGVWTGQEPGFDSPFNLGSHCAKGASVREHAHGERRLKYPMKKENGEWVRLSWEQAINEIGDGMMKIRDESGPDSVYWLGSAKHSNEQAYLFRKFAAYWGTNNVDHQARICHSTTVAGVANTWGYGAMTNSYNDIHNSKAMFLIGSNPAEAHPVSLLHILKAKEQNNAPLIVCDPRFTRTAAHADEYVRFRPGSDVALVWGILWHIFENKWEDKEFIRTRVWGMDQIRDEVKNWTPEEVERVTGTPGAQLERVARTLVNNRPGTVIWCMGGTQHSNGNNNTRAYCILQLALGNMGHAGGGTNIFRGHDNVQGATDLGVLADTLPGYYGLTEGSWAHWARVWEEDLDWLKGRFSDASVDDTPMMNLTGIPVSRWIDGVLEDKANLDQPDNTRAMVLWGHAPNSQTRMKEMKTAMERLDMLVVVDPYPTVSAVMQDRTDGVYLLPACTQFETRGSATASNRSLQWREKIFDPLFESLPDHTIMAKFSEKFGFHDRMFRNIAIDEGGEPNVEDITREFNRGMWTIGYTGQSPERMKMHMANQHTFDRTTLRANGGPADGDVYGMPWPCWGTAEMNHPGTPILYDLSTPVAEGGLTFRARFGVERDGDNLLAEGVYSKGSEIKDGYPEFTVQMLRDLGWDGDLTEDEKASINRVAGYPDGAPLTTEPADDGGSNENEEVGETSQQGEIPSDFEEKTGGVNWKTDLSGGIQRVAIAHGCAPFGNAKARAVVWTFPDPVPLHREPLYSNRRDLVTDYPTYEDKKFWRVPTMYSSIQNNDFSQDYPIILTSGRLVEYEGGGEETRSNPWLAELQQDMFVEINTRDANNLGIRDGAQVWVEGPEGGKVKVMAMVTERVGTGVAFMPFHFGGHFEGKDLRDKYPEGADPYVLGESCNLAQTYGYDSVTQMQETKATLCKIWTA
- the fdh3B gene encoding formate dehydrogenase FDH3 subunit beta; this translates as MARAKFLCDAERCIECNACVTACKNEHEVPWGINRRKVVTINDGKPGERSISVACMHCSDAPCMAVCPVDCFYQTDDGIVLHSKDLCIGCGYCFYACPFGAPQYPQAGNFGSRGKMDKCTFCAGGPEENHSAAEFAKYGRNRIAEGKLPICAEMCSTKALLAGDGDDVSSIYRERIVARGFGAGAWGWGTAYGEKGG
- a CDS encoding formate dehydrogenase subunit gamma; translation: MLRFFAVFALVCGLLTPALAQEATVNPRAETGGAQTLDDIMRRQAQQKVDDTFRRSETGDPEAAAPITAPLGTRGGQSDPDLWRALRYDTADVTTQSRGPAATTLIQDGGMWWLKFREGPLLIYGAALLGGTLVLLALFYLIRGRIRIEGAKTGQTITRFSGVERFGHWLLASSFLILGVTGLISLFGRKVLIPAFGHDAFSTLAIGTKWVHNNVSWAFIVALVIIFVFWVVHNLPDRTDLNWLAKGGGIFGSSHPPAKKFNAGQKLIFWSVIVLGGSISASGISLLFPFDFNMFGPTFHALNEWGVPGWVGLDPLHYPLSPQEEMQYTQLWHAIVSLVLTAIIFAHIYIGSIGMEGAFDAMGSGDVEEQWAREHHSLWVEEVQEAELRHGRET